A window of Paenibacillus phoenicis genomic DNA:
CTCTATAATCTCCTCATTCATCTCAAATCCGATGCCGGATCGTAAAGAAAACGGCTTGCGGACCCAGGAACGAAAACCGCGGTATAGCAAATACACGCCGATTCCCGCGATCACTACCATCAGAAGACCGTCCGAATAAGCTCCCACCGATATCACCTCATCCCTTATTTCGACGCTTCCGCGATTAGCTCCTGTCTAGAGAAGCACAAAATTTAGAAGGGAATGAGGACAACATCAAGGTTTTGATTCCATTATAGGGAACAAGCGTTCGATTTGCAAGATGCTGCAATGAAAAAAGACCCATCACTTGGATGGGCCTCCTGTAAAGGTGTTTGATGCTTCATGAACGACGCTGGCCGCCAGCTCGCGGATCCGTGTAAGCTGATCCACATCCTGCTCCTCTGCCGTACCAGCCGCAGCTTCTTCTTCCAATCTGAGATGAGCTAAAAATTCGATGTTCCCTTCCCCGCCGGTAATCGGAGAGAAGGTCAACCCGGCCACCTCATAGCCTTGCTCCACCGCAAAGCTCAGCACGGTCTCCAACACTTCCTGGTGTACTTTGGGATCGCGGACGACCCCCGATTTACCAACCTTTTCACGACCAGCCTCAAACTGCGGCTTAATGAGCGCAGCGATGTCCGCCGGCCGTTTCAACAACGCAAGAAGCGGCGGCAAAATGATTTTTAGCGAAATGAAGGAAACGTCGATACTGGCAAAATCCGGCGGAGGACCGTCCAAATCCTGCGGCGTCATATAACGGAAGTTGGTGCGTTCCTTGACGTTCACCCGCGGATCGTTGCGTAGCGACCAATCCAGCTGATTGTATCCGACGTCAATCGCGTATACATACTCAGCACCATGCTGTAAGGCGCAATCCGTAAATCCGCCGGTCGAAGATCCGATATCTAGCATCGTACGACCGGTCAGATCCAGGTTAAACTGCTTGATCGCTTTTTCCAGCTTAAGTCCGCCCCGGCTGACATAAGGATGGATCGCTCCCTTGACCGACAACACGGTATCCCGGGGAATCTTCGTCCCCGCCTTCTCGATCCGTTCCTGTCCGCCAAACACCAGTCCGGCCATGATCGCGGCTTTCGCCTTTTCTCTGCTGTCAAAATACCCCTGCTCGACGAGCAGGACGTCTACGCGTTCCTTGGAAACCGACATGCCAATCTCCCGTCAATAATTTACTTTCTTGCCTAGCGTTAAATGTGGTTCGCTCCGTAGTTTGTGTACCTCACGAACGACGTTCTCGGCGGTCAAGCCGACTTCTTCCAATTGCTCCTTGATGCTGCCGTGCTCGATAAACCGGTCGGGCACGCCCATCAATCGGATGTCCAGACCCGTGATTCCTTGCTCTGCATAGAACTCCAAGATCGCACTACCCAAGCTTCCCGCCTGCGAAGCTTCCTCCAGCACGATCATGGTCCCGCTGCTTTGCGCGAGTTGAACCAGCATCTCTCCGTCC
This region includes:
- a CDS encoding TlyA family RNA methyltransferase encodes the protein MSVSKERVDVLLVEQGYFDSREKAKAAIMAGLVFGGQERIEKAGTKIPRDTVLSVKGAIHPYVSRGGLKLEKAIKQFNLDLTGRTMLDIGSSTGGFTDCALQHGAEYVYAIDVGYNQLDWSLRNDPRVNVKERTNFRYMTPQDLDGPPPDFASIDVSFISLKIILPPLLALLKRPADIAALIKPQFEAGREKVGKSGVVRDPKVHQEVLETVLSFAVEQGYEVAGLTFSPITGGEGNIEFLAHLRLEEEAAAGTAEEQDVDQLTRIRELAASVVHEASNTFTGGPSK